The DNA sequence GGGAGGCCGCCGACGGCGAACAAGCCGTGCGCGCGGCCCGGGAACTGCGCCCGGACGTGACCCTGATGGACATCCGGATGCCCGGCGTCGACGGGCTGCGCGCGACGGAACTGCTCGCCGGCCCGGACGTGCCCGATCCGCTGCACGTCGTCATGGTCACGACGTTCGGCCTCGACGAGAACGTCCACGCGGCGTTGCGCGCCGGCGCGTGCGGCTTCCTGCTCAAGGACGCCGGGCCGAACCTGCTCATCGAAGCGGTGCACGCGGCCGCCCACGGCGAAGCGCTCGTGTCGCCGGCGATCACGACCCGGCTGCTGGCGCACTACTCGCGGCGCGATCCCCGGCGCGCCACCGCGCCCGAAAGCCCGCTGACGCCGCGCGAACTCGACGTCGTCCGCGCGATCGCCCGCGGCGCCACGAACGACGAGATCTGCCGCTCACTCGTGGTTTCGCTGCCCACCGTCAAGACGCACATCGGCGCGGCCAAGCGCAAGCTCGGGGCCCGCAACCGCACCGAGATAGCCATCTGGGCCTGGGAAAGCGGCCTCGTCCACTGAGTCGG is a window from the Amycolatopsis sp. NBC_00355 genome containing:
- a CDS encoding response regulator transcription factor; the encoded protein is MPTRVLIADDQAMVRAGFRLILEGEPDIEVVGEAADGEQAVRAARELRPDVTLMDIRMPGVDGLRATELLAGPDVPDPLHVVMVTTFGLDENVHAALRAGACGFLLKDAGPNLLIEAVHAAAHGEALVSPAITTRLLAHYSRRDPRRATAPESPLTPRELDVVRAIARGATNDEICRSLVVSLPTVKTHIGAAKRKLGARNRTEIAIWAWESGLVH